From the Companilactobacillus ginsenosidimutans genome, the window AGACATAATAATGTGAAAACTTTTTTAAATTTTTTCATGATTACACCTCGCTTCGTTTAGTTACTGGTGTAATACGTTTTTCTAGTTTTCCTAATAAGTAGTCGGCTAGAATTGCCAAAATTGTGACGGGGATGGTACCACCGATAATTAGGCTTGGATCATATAGATTTAGTCCATTAAAGATGAAATCACCTAGTCCACCGGCACCAATATATGATGCTAATGTTGACCATGAAATTACGTAGACTGTTGAAAGTCTTACTCCGGACATGATAATTGGCATAGCCATGGGGATTTCAACGTGCATGATTGACTGCATAGTTGTCATTCCCATTCCTTTTGCGGCATCTTTTAAGTTGTGATTAACCTTAGACATGCCGATATAAGTATTTCTTAAAATAGGTAATAATGAATAAATAAATAATGCGACAATTGATGGCAATTTACCGATACCAAAAATTGGAATCATTAATGCCAGCAAAGCTAGCGATGGTATTGTCTGAAGCATACTTGTAAATGACATTACATATTTAGCTGTTTTTGGAAAACGAGTTAAAAGTACGCCTAGTGGGAC encodes:
- a CDS encoding ABC transporter permease codes for the protein MIDFLNQHGSELIIKTWEQIYISGLSILLGIIVAVPLGVLLTRFPKTAKYVMSFTSMLQTIPSLALLALMIPIFGIGKLPSIVALFIYSLLPILRNTYIGMSKVNHNLKDAAKGMGMTTMQSIMHVEIPMAMPIIMSGVRLSTVYVISWSTLASYIGAGGLGDFIFNGLNLYDPSLIIGGTIPVTILAILADYLLGKLEKRITPVTKRSEV